One window of the Chryseobacterium sp. CY350 genome contains the following:
- a CDS encoding DUF4134 domain-containing protein — MMKNVTTKKVLTLALAIMAINPAFAQGGATAISNAASDITDYWDPVKLILKAVGGLVGFIGGLRVYNKWTNGDQDVNKEILGYGGAMIFLIVVPEFVTAFFA; from the coding sequence ATGATGAAAAATGTGACAACAAAAAAAGTTCTAACCCTAGCCTTGGCAATTATGGCAATAAACCCCGCATTTGCACAAGGGGGAGCCACTGCGATCTCAAATGCTGCAAGTGATATCACTGATTATTGGGATCCTGTCAAGCTGATCTTAAAAGCAGTAGGAGGATTGGTCGGTTTTATCGGAGGTCTCCGAGTGTATAATAAATGGACGAATGGTGACCAGGACGTCAACAAAGAGATCCTTGGTTATGGAGGAGCAATGATTTTCTTGATTGTCGTTCC